The Triplophysa dalaica isolate WHDGS20190420 chromosome 5, ASM1584641v1, whole genome shotgun sequence genome window below encodes:
- the LOC130420456 gene encoding L-rhamnose-binding lectin CSL2-like, producing the protein MAQTLYFSLLVIALCSISECIGLRLIHYNGAPSRSVVTCESQTAFLNCYQGTIKVLSANYGRTDRQTCSTGRPSYQLSNVCCTQSTSLSVVAVRCDGKTSCSIVAENAAFRDPCYGTYKYLTVSYKCVAPPPPQTRVPKVVVTCESQTAFLNCYQGTIKVLSANYGRTDRQTCSTGRPSYQLSNVCCTQSTSLSVVAVRCDGKFVEKASQIQKDGSSPGTELVTPALGAVSILKPCIECVQLKTVA; encoded by the exons atggctcagactctatatttcagtcttcttgtcattg CTCTCTGTTCAATATCTGAATGCATTGGTCTGAGATTAATCCACTACAATG GTGCACCATCAAGGAGTGTAGTTACCTGTGAATCCCAAACTGCCTTCCTCAACTGTT ACCAGGGAACTATAAAAGTCCTTTCAGCCAATTATGGgcgtacagacagacagacctgcTCTACTGGAAGACCTTCTTACCAGCTCTCAAATGTTTGCTGCACTCAGAGTACGTCTCTAAGTGTGGTGGCCGTTAG atgtgatggaaaGACGAGTTGTTCCATTGTTGCGGAGAATGCAGCTTTCAGGGATCCTTGTTATGGAACTTATAAATACTTGACTGTGTCTTACAAGTGTGTTGCACCTCCACCACCACAAACAC GTGTACCAAAGGTTGTAGTTACCTGTGAATCACAAACTGCCTTCCTCAACTGTT ACCAGGGAACTATAAAAGTCCTTTCAGCCAATTATGGgcgtacagacagacagacctgcTCTACTGGAAGACCTTCTTACCAGCTCTCAAATGTTTGCTGCACTCAGAGTACGTCTCTAAGTGTGGTGGCCGTTAG atgtgatggaaaG TTTGTTGAAAAAGCCTCACAGATTCAGAAGGACGGAAGTTCTCCAGGAACAGAGTTGGTCACACCTGCCCTAGGTGCTGTTTCTATCCtcaaaccgtgcattgaatgtgttcAGCTCAAGACAGTGGCGTAG
- the LOC130420725 gene encoding uncharacterized protein LOC130420725: protein MMSSAVSGVSEAEVTHVFISSGESVSLSCNDALHQCSSTTWIYNNYTTSSEEVFTGGINKNNTERSERLSLTSDCSLNIYKTTQHDHGRYTCRQYVNGRLHGPDSRVYLHVLHVSSSSSSSQTEIRANTSVTLSCRLFTYDCDHEFSDDGFQLVWMNQTDVDLQTDSRYQIRSDKLCLISLTTTLVNEDDNTELRCVLKHKNDIKTSVTYTVR, encoded by the exons atgatgtcatctgctgtttcaggtgtgagtgaagcagaagtgactcatgtgttcatcagttctggtgaaagtgtgtctctgtcctgtaatgatgctcttcatcaatgctcctcaactacatggatCTATAATAATTATACAACATCATCTGAagaagtgtttactggaggaataaataagaataacacagagagatctgagagactgagtctgacatctgactgctctctcaacatctataaaacaacacaacatgatcaTGGACGTTACACCtgcagacaatatgtgaatggacGTCTACATGGACCTGATTCACGTGTTtatctacatgttcttcatg tgtcttcatcatcatcttcatcacagactgagataagagcaaacacatctgtcactctctcctgtcggCTGTTTACATATGACTGTGATCATGAGTTCAGTGATGATGGATttcagctggtgtggatgaatcagactgatgttgatctacagacagactccagatatcagattagatcagataaactctgtctcatctctctgactacaacactcgtgaatgaagacgacaacacagagttgagatgtgtgctcaaacacaagaatgacatcaagacctcagtcacatatactgtcaga